The window TATGCGCTCCTGTTCGCGTGCGACGCAGTGTTCGGGGTCGGCGAGGCACGCTTCGACGACGCCTATTACAGCGCCAGCTTCTACGCGCCGCGGCCGAAGGAGTTTCGTTTCGCCGGCGATACGCCGCCGGCCGTCCGCGTGAGCGAGGCGTTTGCGCAATTCGCGCCGGGCGAAGCCAAGCCGAACAAGCGCTACTCGTCGCTGACCACGATCCTCCGGTAAGCGCCGTCTACTCTCCCTGGATCCATTCCGCGACGCCACGCCACAATGTATCGCGGTGGTCGGGGCGGAAGAAGCCGAAATGGCCGATCGCCTTCGCGCCGACGTCGGACGGCTTCACGTTGAGCACCTCCGGCTTGATCGCGGTAAATCCGCTCGCGAGCAGCTCGACCGCGGGCCGCGTCGCCCAGGGATCGTCGGAGAAGCAGAGTGTGCGCAGCTCACCCTTGAACCTGGCGAAATTCTCCAGCGCCGGCAGCTTTGAATCGAAGAGATAACGGGGGCTCGAGACCCACTCGGCCCATTGCAGGAAGACGCCCTTGGGCAAATCCTCGCCGATGCCGGCCCAGCCCGGCGCGTAACCGAGCGCGTGGACGAGCGGCACGCCGACAAAATTCATGAAAGCGAAGACACGGTATTTTTCCGGCGACGTCATCAGCCGCCAGGTCGCCGCCTGCGAAGCCACGAACGCGGCGCGCGAAATCTCCGTGTTGTTGGCGATCAGCCCGAGCGCCTGACCGCCAAAGGAGTGGCCGACATAGGTCAAGGGCAGGGTATTGTAGCGCTCGCGCATCCAGTGCACTGCGGCGGTGACGTCGAGCGCGGCCCAGTCCGACATCGAGGCCTTGAAGCCGACCAGCGATTTCGGCTGGTTGTAGCCGACCATCGCCGGCAGCCGGGAGTCGCCGATGCCGCGATAGTCGTAGGTCAGGACCGCGCAGCCGCGATGGGCGAGATAGGAGGCAAAGCCGCGATAGATTTTTCGCGGGACGGCCGTCGCCGAATTGACCAACACGGCATGACGTTTGGTGCCGCGCGGCAAGAATAGCGTACCGCTCAGCGCATACCCGTCGGTCGCCGGGAAGCTGATCTCGTCGATGAAAACGTCGTCCAGTGCCACGTCCATGGGCCGAAGGTATCTTGCCAGTTTCCGAGCCGTTTCCCAGCAAATGCGAATTTGGCTTTCCCCGCAAGGCTTTGCAGTGCCAGATGGATTTACAACTGGCGGCCGGTGGTCAGCCTGTGTATAAGGCGACCCTCGCAACCCACAGATCAGGTTGTGCTTTTTGCTTCACGGAGAGATTGCGATGTCCGAGCGGTGGACGCCCGAATCCTGGCGCAGCAAGCCGGTGCTACAGGTGCCCGATTATCCCGACGCCAAGGCCCTGGCCGACGTCGAGGCGCAGCTTGCGACCTTTCCGCCGCTGGTGTTCGCGGGCGAGGCGCGCAATCTGAAGAAGGCCTTAGCGCGGGTCGCGGCCGGAGAGGCCTTCCTGCTGCAGGGCGGTGACTGCGCCGAGAGCTTTGCCGAGCACGGCGCCAACAATATCCGCGACTTCTTTCGCGTGCTGCTCCAGATGGCGGTGGTGCTGACCTATGCCGGCGCCGTCCCGGTGGTGAAGGTCGGGCGCGTCGCCGGCCAGTTCGCAAAACCGCGGTCCTCGCCGATGGAGAAGATCGACGGTGTTGAGCTGCCGAGCTATCGCGGCGACATCGTCAACGACATCGCCTTCACCAAGCAAGCGCGAATCCCTGATCCGCAGCGCCAGCTGATGGCCTATCGCCAGTCCGCCGCGACCCTGAACCTGCTGCGTGCGTTCGCGACCGGCGGCTACGCCAATCTCGGCAGCGTGCATCAGTGGATGCTCGGCTTCCTGAAGGACAGCCCGCAGTCCCGTCGCTACAAGGAATTGGCCGACCGCATCTCGGACGCGCTCAACTTCATGCGCGCCTGCGGCCTCGATCTCGAGGCCCATCCCGAGCTGCGCGCCACCGATTTCTACACCAGCCACGAGGCGCTGCTGCTCGGCTACGAGCAGGCCATGACCCGCGTCGATTCCACCACCGGCGACTGGTACGCGACCTCGGGTCACATGATCTGGATCGGCGACCGCACCCGCCAGCTCGACCACGGCCATATCGAATATTTCCGGGGCATCAAGAATCCGATCGGGCTCAAATGCGGCCCGTCGCTCAAGCCCGACGAGCTGTTGAAGCTGATCGACGTGCTCAATCCCGATAACGAGCCGGGCCGGCTGACGCTGATCGGCCGCTTCGGCTCCGACAAGATCGGCGAGCACCTGCCGAACATGATCCGCGCCGTGAAGCGCGAGGGCAAAGTGGTGGTCTGGTCGTGCGATCCCATGCACGGCAACACCATCACCTCGACCTCGGGTTACAAGACGCGGCCCTTCGACCGCATCCTGTCCGAGGTGAAGTCGTTCTTCGCGATCCACGCCGCGGAAGGCACTCATGCCGGCGGCGTGCATCTGGAGATGACCGGCCAGGACGTCACCGAGTGCCTCGGCGGCGCTCGCGCGATCACCGACGAGGATCTCAACGACCGCTATCACACGGTCTGTGATCCCCGGCTCAACGCCGAGCAATCCATCGACATGGCTTTCCTGGTCGCAGAACTGCTCAAGCAGGAACGCGCCGGCAAGGTCAGGCCGATGCCGGCCGCAGCGGGGCTCTAAGACCTTGCTGCGGATCTGGAAGGCCACGATCAATTCCCGTAACGGTCTGGCCTTTGCGTTCCGCTCGGAGCAGGCCGTCCGCGAGGAAATTGTTGCGCTTCTCTTGTCGCTGCCGCTCGCGTGGTTTGTCGGCGCGACCGCGATGCGCGCGGTCGAGCTTGTCTGTGCGGTCGCGTTCGTGCTGGTGGTCGAGCTCCTCAATACTTCGATCGAGAAGCTTGCCGACCGGCTGACCATGGATCACGACAAGCAGATCGGACGGGTCAAGGACATGGGCTCGGCCGCGGTCGGTGTTGCGCTCCTGATGGCCGGCGCGTTCTGGATCATCGCCATCATCGAGCGATTGGGTTTCGTTTAGCGACAACATCGGACAAGGCGCATATGACCGAACGTCTCAACGCATTCGCGGTCACGCTCGCCCAGCTCAATCCGACCATGGGCGACATCGACGGCAATGCCGCCAAAGCGCGCGCGGCGCGCGTGCGGGCAGCCGCCGACGGCGCCGATCTCGTGCTGTTTCCGGAATTGTTCATCGCCGGTTATCCGCCGGAAGATCTGGTGCAGAAGCCTTCGTTTCAGGCCGCCTGCCGCGCTGCGATCGAAACGCTGGCGCGCGAGACCGCCGATGGCGGGCCGGCCATGCTGGTCGGCACGCCCTGGGTCGAGGAGGGCAGGCTCTACAATGCCTGCGCGCTGCTCGATGGCGGCCGTATCGCGGGCCTGCGATTCAAATGCAATCTGCCGAACTACGGCGTGTTCGACGAGAAGCGGCTGTTTTCGCGCGGCCCTGCGGCCGGCCCCGTCACCGTGCGCGGCGTGCGCATCGGTGTGCCGATCTGCGAAGACATCTGGCTGGAGGAGTCCGAGGACTACGAGAACGTGGTCGAGACGCTGGCCGAGACCGGCGCCGAGATCATCCTTGTGCCGAACGGATCGCCTTACGCCCGCAACAAGGCTGACGTGCGTTTGTCGGTCGCGGTCGCGCGCGTCACCGAGAGCGGTCTGCCGCTGGTCTATCTCAACCAGGTTTGCGGCCAGGACGAGCTGGTGTTCGACGGTGCTTCCTTCGCGCTCAACGGCGACCTTTCGCTCGCAGCGCAATTGCCGGCGTTCGCGGAGAGCGTCACCACACTGGGCTTCACGAGGAACGGCAACGATTGGCG of the Bradyrhizobium sp. WSM1417 genome contains:
- a CDS encoding alpha/beta fold hydrolase, whose amino-acid sequence is MDVALDDVFIDEISFPATDGYALSGTLFLPRGTKRHAVLVNSATAVPRKIYRGFASYLAHRGCAVLTYDYRGIGDSRLPAMVGYNQPKSLVGFKASMSDWAALDVTAAVHWMRERYNTLPLTYVGHSFGGQALGLIANNTEISRAAFVASQAATWRLMTSPEKYRVFAFMNFVGVPLVHALGYAPGWAGIGEDLPKGVFLQWAEWVSSPRYLFDSKLPALENFARFKGELRTLCFSDDPWATRPAVELLASGFTAIKPEVLNVKPSDVGAKAIGHFGFFRPDHRDTLWRGVAEWIQGE
- a CDS encoding class II 3-deoxy-7-phosphoheptulonate synthase encodes the protein MSERWTPESWRSKPVLQVPDYPDAKALADVEAQLATFPPLVFAGEARNLKKALARVAAGEAFLLQGGDCAESFAEHGANNIRDFFRVLLQMAVVLTYAGAVPVVKVGRVAGQFAKPRSSPMEKIDGVELPSYRGDIVNDIAFTKQARIPDPQRQLMAYRQSAATLNLLRAFATGGYANLGSVHQWMLGFLKDSPQSRRYKELADRISDALNFMRACGLDLEAHPELRATDFYTSHEALLLGYEQAMTRVDSTTGDWYATSGHMIWIGDRTRQLDHGHIEYFRGIKNPIGLKCGPSLKPDELLKLIDVLNPDNEPGRLTLIGRFGSDKIGEHLPNMIRAVKREGKVVVWSCDPMHGNTITSTSGYKTRPFDRILSEVKSFFAIHAAEGTHAGGVHLEMTGQDVTECLGGARAITDEDLNDRYHTVCDPRLNAEQSIDMAFLVAELLKQERAGKVRPMPAAAGL
- a CDS encoding diacylglycerol kinase encodes the protein MLRIWKATINSRNGLAFAFRSEQAVREEIVALLLSLPLAWFVGATAMRAVELVCAVAFVLVVELLNTSIEKLADRLTMDHDKQIGRVKDMGSAAVGVALLMAGAFWIIAIIERLGFV